CGGCAACATCGCGTCCGACGGTCGCCCGATCCTCGGCCTCGACTCGCGCGACCTGCTCGAGATCACGCTCGAGTCCAGCCCCGACGGGTACCTCGTCCCCGCGCACATCTGGACCCCGTGGTTCGCCGCGCTCGGCTCGAAGTCGGGCTTCGACGCGATCGCCGACTGCTACGCCGACCTCGCCGACAACATCTTCGCGGTCGAGACCGGGCTGTCGTCCGACCCGTCGATGAACTGGCGGGTCTCGTCGCTCGACAAGTACACGCTGGTCAGCAACTCCGACGCGCACTCGCCGCCCGCGCTGGCCCGCGAGGCGCACAGCTACGAGACCGCGCTCGACTACTTCGCTGTCCGCGATGCTCTGAAGACCGGCGACGGCTACGCGGGCTCGATCGAGTTCTTCCCCGAGGAGGGCAAGTACCACGCCGACGGGCACCGGGCCTGCAACCTCAGCTGGCAGCCGGCCGAGACGATCGCGGCCGGTGGCACCTGCGAGGTCTGCGGCAAGCCGGTCACGGTCGGCGTGCTGTCCCGGGTCGAGGCGCTGGCCGATCGCCCCGAGGGCGAGCGTCCACCCGGGAAGGCCGCCTTCCGCAACCTGGTGCCGCTGCCCGAGATCGTCGGCGAGATCCACTCGGTCGGGCCCCGCAGCAAGACCGTCACCCGCGAGGTCGACGGGTTGGTCGCCGCGCTGGGCCCCGAGTTGGACATCCTGACCGAGGTGCCGGTCGACCAGGTCGCCGCGGTCGGCGGTGAGGTGCTCGGTGAGGCGATCGGCCGGCTCCGGCGCGGCGAGGTCATCCGGCAGCCGGGCTACGACGGCGAGTACGGCGTGATCCGGCTCTTCGAGCCGGCCGAGCTGAAGGCGTCTTCCGGAGCGTCCGCGCTCTTCGATCTGCCCGAGCAGGATGATTACGCGGTGCGGCGAACCACCGCCGGTAGGTCCCTCGCGGGAAACGCGGACGGCCGGGGAACCGCCGGTTCGGGCCGCGCCGCCGCCGTCGCTGCCGGTCCGGCGTTCCCCGCGATGAGCGCGTCGTCGGTCGCCGCCCAGGCCGGAACCGCCGCCCGGGGCTCGGCCGAGGGGCCGGGTTCGGCGGGGCCGGGTTCGGCGGCGCGAGGCTCGGGTGCGGCGCGGGGCGGGGCGGCTGGGCGCGGGCGGGGCAACTCGGCGGTGGGGCGCGCGGCGGATCCGGCCGCTCTGCTCGAGACGGCGGGCATCCCGGCCCCGCGCGGGGTCGACACCGCCCCCGACGGGAACACCGCCCGGGGCGAGACCCCCGCCCGGGGCGGAACCCCCGCGCGGGGCGCGCAGGACCCGGCGGGGCTCGCCACGCACGGCGGGGCCTCGTACGGCGGCCCACCGCCGTCCGGCCCGGACGAGCCAGCGGCGGCCGGCCCGGCAGGCGTAGAAATCGAACTTCCACTACAGATCCCCGACCGAGGGGTGCTGGAGGGACTGGATCCGGAGCAGCGGGCGGCGGCGGGCGCGGCCGACGGGCCGCTGCTGGTCGTGGCCGGGCCGGGGACGGGGAAGACGCGGACGCTGACGCACCGGGTCGCGTACCTGGTGGCCGAGCGCGGGGTGGCGGCGGAGTCGTGTCTGGCGATCACGTTCACGCGGCGGGCCGCGGGGGAGCTGACTTCGCGTTTGGCCTCGCTGCTGCCCTCCGGCGAACCGTTCGTGGCGACGTTTCATGCGCTCGCCTTGGCGATCTGCCGGGAGCAGTTCGCGGCGCTGGGTTTCGCGGAGCCACCGTCGGTCGCGGACGACGCGGACCGGGACGCGGTGCTGGCCGAGCTCGACCTGCCGGCGGGGTCCGCGGTGCCGGACGCGTTGGCCGAGGGGTACCGGAAGCGCTTGCGGGCCCGGGGGCTGCTGGAGCTGGACGAGCTGGTCCGGTCGGCGACGCCGTTCGCGGCCGGGTACCGGTCCCGCTGGCCGTACGTGCTGGTGGACGAGTACCAGGACGTGGACGCGGAGCAGTACGCGCTGTTGCGTGAGCTGGTGCCGTCGGACGGGAACCTGTTCGCGATCGGGGATCCGGACCAGTCGATCTACTCGTTCCGGGGCGCGGACGTGGGGTTCTTCCTGCGGTTCTCGGCGGACTTCCCGTCGGCGACCGTGGTGACGCTGACCCGGAACTACCGGTCGGCGCCGCCGATCGTGGCGGCCGCGGTGCAGGTCGTGCGGCCGGGGACGCTGGTGCCGGGGCGGGGTCTGTCGGCCGAGCGGCGGGATCTGGGCGCGGCCCGGCTCGTCGTGCACTCGGTGGCGTCGGAGGCCGAGGAGGCCGGGTGGGTCGCGGCGACCGTGGACGCGCTGGTCGGCGGGGCGTCGTTCCATTCGCTCGACTCGGGCCGGGCCGACGGGGTCGTCGAGGAGCACTACGACTTCAGCGACGTGGCCGTGCTGTACCGGACGGACGCGCAGTCGCGGGCGTTGCAGTCGGCGTTCACGTCGGCGGGCTTGCCGTTCCAGAAGCGGGGGATCGACCGGCTGTCGTCCCGGCCCGGGGTGTCGTCGGTGCTGCGCGAGATGGCGCTGCTGCCCGGGTCGGTGGCGCAGCGGCTGCGGGCGGCCGGGGCCGTGCTGGCCGCCCGGTCGGCCGCGCCCGACCTGTTCTCGGCCGAGGACGTCGGGCTGCGCGAGTCGGACGTGTGGGCGGCGGTCGAGTTGCTGCGGCCGAGCGCGTCGGAGTTCGGGGAGGACCTCGACGGGTTCCTGTCGTTCGTGTCGCTGGGCGCGGAGGTGGATGCGCTGGACGCCCGCGCCGACGCGGTGTCGATGTTGACGCTGCACGCGGCCAAGGGGCTGGAGTATCCGGTGGTCTTCCTGGTCGGGGCCGTGGACGGCGTGCTGCCGATGCGGTTCGGGGGTGCGTCGGATCCGGAGCAGGAGGCCGAGGAGCGGCGGCTGTTCTTCGTGGGCGTGACCCGGGCCCAGAGGCGTTTGTTCGTCTCGGCGCCGAGGGAGCTGGGGCGGCGGGGGCAGACGAAGCTGACGCCGTTCCTGGAGCCGGTAGACGAGGGGTTGCTCGACCGGACCGGAGCCTGGGAGGCCCCGAGGCGCCCAGCCGCCCGCCAAATGCGCCTGATCTGACCTGCCGTTATACGCCGAGTAATCGGTGTTACTCCGCGTTGGCTCGGTGCGCTGCGTACAGCCTGTGAGCCTTGCGCCCGGTGACCTCATGGCACATCGGGAGCTCCGCGATCTGCTCGGGCAGCTTCAGGGAAACGGGGCGTTCAGAGCGCTGCTCGACTGCTTGATGGAGAAATTTGCGGAGATCGGGCTTCCGGAAGTGGACTACTCCGGTTCTCTCGCTCAGCGGGAAGCGGAGTTCCTGATGACCGTGGAAGCCTCGGACTTCGAATCGGCGGTGATCGTCGCGATGGGCGACCTTCGAACGGCGCTGCATGCGGCCGAGTGCGCGACCCCGGACTGGCCTGACGTGCACACGCTGACCGAGTCGATCCGGCGAATCCAGCCGGATCTGGCCGACGCCTAGGCCCTGTCCTGCGAATCTCGCTCGCAGCGAGGCACCGCTCAGCCGTCGTCAGGCAAGGCGGAAGGATGTCCGGATACCGCTGTTGTATCCGGACATCCCGACAACGCGGCCTGGCGGCGGCTGAGCGGAGCCGCAGCCGAGCACGGATTCGCAGGACAGGGCCTAAGCGCCCGAGGTCTCGATCGGGCGGAGTTTCGGGCTGAGCGCTGGTGGCGGGGGCGGGTGGGTGGCCTATCCTCGACGCGATGAGCGTGACGACTGAAGCCGGGGCCCCGACGTGGGTCGTCATCGACGCCGAAACCACGGGGCTGTCTCCCAAGGAACACCGGATCGTCGAGCTCGCGGTCGTGGTGCTCGACGAGCGGGGCAACTCGATGGGCGAGGCGGCCACGCTGCTGAACCCGGGCACCGACATCGGTCCGGCCGACGGGCACGGCATCCGCAACGAGGACGTCCTCGACGCGCCCCGGTTCGAGGAGCTGGCCGGCTGGCTGGTCGAGTGGCTGCGCGGCAAGGTGCTCGTCGGGCACAACCTGCTGTTCACCTCGGCCTTCCTGGACGAGGAGTTCCGACGCGCCGGGTTCGAGATGCCGCACGTCCCGGCGATCTGCACGATGACCAACGCGCCCCGCTACCTGCCCTCGCTGCCCGGCCGCACGCTCGAGCAGTGCTGCGCCGCGGCCGGCATCCCGCTCGACGGCCCGCGCTCGGCGCTGACCCACGCCCGCGCGGCCGGCGCGCTGTTCGGGACGTTCCTGGCCCAGCGTCCGACGCTGCCGTCGCCCTGGGTGCAGTACATCGAGCGGTCCCGCCGGATGACCTGGCCGCGCGTCCCGATGGTCGACTTCCAGATGGCTCCGCGTGCCGACGAGGACGAGTGGGAGGCCGGCGACCCGGAGCAGACCGCGATCGTCAGTCCGGAGATGGCGAAGATGGCGGCCGCGTACGCCGGGATGTCGTCCGGAGCCGCGCCCGCCCCGGTGGCCGAGGCGCCGGCCGTCGACAGCGAGTTCGTCGCCGAGGTGGTCGAGGACGCGCCGCGGTCGCCGGAGGAGTCCGGGCCGGTCAGCGCGTACCTCGGGGCGCTGGACAACGCGGTGTCCGACCGCGTGCTCTCGTTCACCGAGGCGATCCACCTCAAGGACCTCGCGGGCGCGCTGGCGATCTTCGAGGCCGAGCAGAACGACGCGCACCGGCAGTACGTCCGGACGCTGGCCGCGACGGCCTGGGCCGACCGGCAGGTCACCGACGAGGAGCGGGCCGACCTCGTGGCGGTGGGCAAGCTGCTCGACCTGTCGGAGAACGAGGTCGACGGGCTGATCGAGGAGACGAACCCGGACGCCGACGAGGGCTCGGCTCCGGCGGTGGCGGCGAGTACCGAGTACGAGGCCGGGTGGTACCCGGATCCGTACGGTCAGCCGGGGTTGCGGTGGTACGACGGCAAGGCGTGGACGCACCACACGCACGCGTCTTAGGCTGCGTTTCGCAGGTTGAGGCCCACGGTGGGCTGCTGGCCTTTGAAAATGGGTCTAAGTCTGGATGCGGCTGAGCAGGCGGGACGCGCGGGCCAGGCGTTGGGTGGGGCGGCGGCGCAGTTCGTCGTAGTTCTCCAGGCCGTTCGTGGCCAGGCAGTCGGCGTCGATCAGGGCCTGGCAGGCGCCCTGGCCGAGGGAGGGTGCCATCGCATGGGCCGCGTCCCCGAGCAGCGCGACGTTCCGGTGGACGTAGGTGCGCAGCGCCGGCGCCAGGTCGTGGACGTCGTGGCGGAGGACGTCGGTGGCGAGGCCGAGCACGGTCGGGATCGGCTCGGGGTAGTGCGCCAGGCGTTCCCGCAGGTCGTCGAGTGTCGGACGGGTGTGTTGCGGAGCGCGGAGGGCGACGTAGAAGTTGGTGCGGCCGCGTTCGACCGGCGTGACGCCGACGAGGATCCCGCGGCCCCAGACCTCGCCGTAGGGTCCGAACTCGCCGTCGACGACGCCACGGATCGCGACGAAGCCGAGGTAGCGGGTTCGTGTCTGGGGGGCGACGGCGGTTCGGATCGTGCTGCGGTAGCCGTCGGCGGCGACGATCAGGTCGTGGGGCAGGTCGGTGGGCCGGTCGACGGTAATGCCGGTGTGGATTGTCTTTGCTGGTAGCGCGTTGGCCAGCGTCCGGATCAGGGTGGTGCGGGGGACCATCAGGACCGGGGCGCCACCGGATCGCTCGATGCGTTCGAGGGGTAGCGGCGCGATGCGGCGGCCTTTCGGGGTACGGACGTGGGCGGTTCGGTAGGGGACCCCGACGGCCTGGATCTGATCGCCGACGCCGAGGCGGCCGAGGGCGCGTTGGGCGTCCGGCCAGAGGCCGATCGCGGTGCCGAGGTCGACGATCTGCGGCCAGCGTTCGAGCACGGTGACGTCCCAGCCGCGGTTGCGGAGGGCGATCGCGGCGGCCAAGCCGCCGATTCCGGCGCCTACTACAGCTGCAGTACGCATGCCTCAAGACGGTACTACGGACGTAGTAAGGTCGGCGGAATGTTGGGGAGAAAAGCCCAGGTACTGGCCGCGGCCGTGCGTGTTCTGGGAGGTCAGGGCACGCGGGCGTTGACGCATCGGGCTGTGGACAGCGAGGGCGGCCTGCCGGCCGGGACGACGTCGAACTACTTCCGGAGCCGGGATGCGCTGCTGTCCGGGATCCTGGGCTACTTGCTCGAGCAGGAGACGTCGGCGTTCGCGTCGCTGGCCGGGGCGCCGCGTCCGGTGTCGGTGGACGAGCTGGCGGCTCGGTTGGGGGCGTTGTTGCGGGAGTTGGCCGGGCCGGCGCGGACGTTGACGTTGGCCCGGCACGCGATCTTTCTGGAGGCGGCGCATCGGGAGTCGCTGCGGGTGGAGCTGCTGACCTGGAGCGAGACGCTGTGGGCGTGGGGTGGGGAGTGGCTGACGGCTCTGGGGTCGCGGGAGCCGGTGGCGCATGTGCGGCAGGTTTTGGCGTTTGCGGATGGGTTGTTGATGGATCGGTTGGCGAGGGGTGGGGAGGGGGAGTTTGCGCCGGAGGAGCCGCTGGCGGCGTTGCTGGGAGCTTTGCTGGAGGGTTGATCGCTGCGGGGGTTGCTGGCGGTTGAAGCTGTTGTGTTGGCCGAAGTTGGCTTGCGGGGTGGGGCGGGTCGATTTGATGGCCGTGACCGTTGACAGAGCGGTGGGCGTGCGGCTGGCCGAGGGTCGGTGGTGTTCGGGCGCGCGATCCGGGGGCTTGGCTGAATGTGGGCTGCGGGTGGCGACTTACGCCCGTGGCGGCCCTATTCGCACCATGCCCGCCTGCGCCTGCGCCTGCGCTTCCGCGGCCCGCGTGCCCAGTTACAGCGGCCCCGTCTGCGCTACGACCTGCTGTGCAATCGTCCGGGCCGCCCGACTCCAGCGCCCTTATCCGCGCCGCGCTCTCTGCGCCACCACCCGTCACGCGCTCAACTGCAGTGCTTGCGGCGGCGGGCAGGCGTAGGTGGGCGGGGATCTCCGGGAGAGCGGGGCGTGGGCTGTGGCGGCGGGTGCGTTTGGGGTCAGGACGTCTCGCGGCGGAGGCAGGCTCGGCGGGAGGGTGCTGATGAGCGCTCGGTTGCGAACGGGACACCGCTTGGCTCGATCGGATGTGGCCTGGCGCGACCGCGATGAGGCCGAGGGCCGGCGCTCACCTACCGGGTGAACCCGCGCCCCTCGCGAGGCGATCTGGCACCCGCCCGCACGTGAGCCCGCACCGTTCGCCGAAGCAATTCGGCGTCTCACCGTGGCCGACCGCGGCTCCGAGGTGTCCGAGCCGACACTCTTGGCGGGCAGGCGGGCAGGCGGGCAGGCGGGCAGGCGGGCAGGCGGGCAGGCGGGCAGGCGGGCAGGCGGGCAGGCGGGCAGGCGGGCAGGCGGGCAGGCGGGCAGGCGGGCAGGCGGGCAGGCGGGCAGACGAGGGTCGCCCGTGGGGGGCGGTCGGACTTCTTGCGTCGCGGTCCGGCCGCTAGCGGGGCAGGCGGACCGTTCGGCCGTAGAACGTTTCGATCTGCTGCACGATCGCCGTGAACTGGTCGAGATCGACCGGCTTGGTCACGAACGCGTTGGCGCGTAGCTGGTAGCTGCGCAGGACATCCTCGTCCAGCGCCGACGTCGTCAGCACCACGACCGGGATCGACCGGAGCTCCTCGTCGCCCTTGACTTCGGCCAGCACCTCGCGGCCGTCCATCCGAGGCATGTTCAGGTCGAGCAGGATCAGCTGCGGCCGCGGCGCGTCGGTGTGCGGCTCCTGGCGCCGGAGAAAGGCGATCGCCTCGACGCCGTCCGAGACGACGTGCAGGCGGCTATCGATCTCGTTGGCCTCCAGGGCTTCTTCGATCATCAGCACGTCACCGGCGTCGTCGTCGACGACCAGAACCTCGAGTGGGGGTGTGGGCATGTCCTACTCTCCGGTGCCGTCGGTACGTCGGCGCACTGTACCGCTGGCGGATGGTTTCACGTGGAGCAGCGGTCGCGTCTTCGCCGGGACCTGATCACCGTCACCGCGCCGCCTCACTGCGGGGCCAGCGGTGCCAGCGACCGGCCGGCCGAACCCGCGAACGGGATGTCGACCGACGGCGTCTCGAGCGTCGCCGCCGCGGGGTGTTCCCAGAGCCCGCGCGCCCGGAGCAGCGGCAGGACGCCCTCGCCGAACCAGTACGCCTCCTCCAGATGGGGGTAGCCGGACAGCACGAACTCCGACAGCCCGAGCTCGCTCAGCTCGACGATCCGATCGGCCACCTCGGCGTGGCTGCCCACCAGCGCGGTGCCCGCGCCGCCGCGGACCAGCCCGACCCCGGCCCAGAGGTTCGGCGAAATTTCCAGGTCGCGCAGCGTGGTGCCGGCCCGTCCGCGGTCGTGCAGTTCGGCCATCCGGCGCTGCCCCTCGGACTCACTCTGCGCCAGGCCGGCCTGCACCCGGGCGATCGTCGCCGGGTCGAGCGCGGACAGCAGCCGATCGGCCTCGGCCCACGCCGCCTCGGACGTGTCGCGGCTGATCACGTGGAGGCGGATGCCGTACCGCAGCGTGCGATTGCGCTGGGCGGCCAGGTCTTTGATCCAGTCGATCTTCGCCCTGACCTGCTCGGGCTTCTCGCCCCAGGTCAGGTAGACGTCCGCGTGCTTGGCCGCCACGTCGCCGGCGGCCGGGGACGAGCCGCCGAAGTACACGTCGGGAATCGGGTCGGGGACGCGGCTGAGCTTGGCGTCCTCCACCTGCACGTGCCGGCCGTCGAGGGTCACGGTCTCACCCCGCCAGAGGCGGGTGACGACCTCGAGGAACTCGCCCGTCCGCTGGTAGCGGCCCTCCTTGTCGAGGAAGTCCCCGAACGCCCGCTGTTCCTTGCTCTCGCCCCCGGTGACGACGTTGAGCAGCAG
This is a stretch of genomic DNA from Cryptosporangium phraense. It encodes these proteins:
- a CDS encoding LLM class flavin-dependent oxidoreductase is translated as MSLTFHWFLPTMGDSRNLVAGGHGVDLGRAAGDRPASLGYLTQITRAAEQLGFVGALTPTGAWCDDAWLTTAMLAQASERLKFLVAFRPGMLSPTLAAQMAATFQRHAHDRLLLNVVTGGESKEQRAFGDFLDKEGRYQRTGEFLEVVTRLWRGETVTLDGRHVQVEDAKLSRVPDPIPDVYFGGSSPAAGDVAAKHADVYLTWGEKPEQVRAKIDWIKDLAAQRNRTLRYGIRLHVISRDTSEAAWAEADRLLSALDPATIARVQAGLAQSESEGQRRMAELHDRGRAGTTLRDLEISPNLWAGVGLVRGGAGTALVGSHAEVADRIVELSELGLSEFVLSGYPHLEEAYWFGEGVLPLLRARGLWEHPAAATLETPSVDIPFAGSAGRSLAPLAPQ
- a CDS encoding response regulator, producing the protein MPTPPLEVLVVDDDAGDVLMIEEALEANEIDSRLHVVSDGVEAIAFLRRQEPHTDAPRPQLILLDLNMPRMDGREVLAEVKGDEELRSIPVVVLTTSALDEDVLRSYQLRANAFVTKPVDLDQFTAIVQQIETFYGRTVRLPR
- a CDS encoding UvrD-helicase domain-containing protein produces the protein MPRPSLFHADLHIHSKYSRACSRDCDLEHLTWYAKRKGLTLVGTGDFTHPAWNAHLHDTLVEAEPGLYRLNDDLARSVDRTLPGIVAASTVRFMLSVEISTIYKRDDKTRKVHHLVYLPDLEAVDRFNTTLARIGNIASDGRPILGLDSRDLLEITLESSPDGYLVPAHIWTPWFAALGSKSGFDAIADCYADLADNIFAVETGLSSDPSMNWRVSSLDKYTLVSNSDAHSPPALAREAHSYETALDYFAVRDALKTGDGYAGSIEFFPEEGKYHADGHRACNLSWQPAETIAAGGTCEVCGKPVTVGVLSRVEALADRPEGERPPGKAAFRNLVPLPEIVGEIHSVGPRSKTVTREVDGLVAALGPELDILTEVPVDQVAAVGGEVLGEAIGRLRRGEVIRQPGYDGEYGVIRLFEPAELKASSGASALFDLPEQDDYAVRRTTAGRSLAGNADGRGTAGSGRAAAVAAGPAFPAMSASSVAAQAGTAARGSAEGPGSAGPGSAARGSGAARGGAAGRGRGNSAVGRAADPAALLETAGIPAPRGVDTAPDGNTARGETPARGGTPARGAQDPAGLATHGGASYGGPPPSGPDEPAAAGPAGVEIELPLQIPDRGVLEGLDPEQRAAAGAADGPLLVVAGPGTGKTRTLTHRVAYLVAERGVAAESCLAITFTRRAAGELTSRLASLLPSGEPFVATFHALALAICREQFAALGFAEPPSVADDADRDAVLAELDLPAGSAVPDALAEGYRKRLRARGLLELDELVRSATPFAAGYRSRWPYVLVDEYQDVDAEQYALLRELVPSDGNLFAIGDPDQSIYSFRGADVGFFLRFSADFPSATVVTLTRNYRSAPPIVAAAVQVVRPGTLVPGRGLSAERRDLGAARLVVHSVASEAEEAGWVAATVDALVGGASFHSLDSGRADGVVEEHYDFSDVAVLYRTDAQSRALQSAFTSAGLPFQKRGIDRLSSRPGVSSVLREMALLPGSVAQRLRAAGAVLAARSAAPDLFSAEDVGLRESDVWAAVELLRPSASEFGEDLDGFLSFVSLGAEVDALDARADAVSMLTLHAAKGLEYPVVFLVGAVDGVLPMRFGGASDPEQEAEERRLFFVGVTRAQRRLFVSAPRELGRRGQTKLTPFLEPVDEGLLDRTGAWEAPRRPAARQMRLI
- a CDS encoding TetR/AcrR family transcriptional regulator translates to MLGRKAQVLAAAVRVLGGQGTRALTHRAVDSEGGLPAGTTSNYFRSRDALLSGILGYLLEQETSAFASLAGAPRPVSVDELAARLGALLRELAGPARTLTLARHAIFLEAAHRESLRVELLTWSETLWAWGGEWLTALGSREPVAHVRQVLAFADGLLMDRLARGGEGEFAPEEPLAALLGALLEG
- a CDS encoding exonuclease domain-containing protein, with product MSVTTEAGAPTWVVIDAETTGLSPKEHRIVELAVVVLDERGNSMGEAATLLNPGTDIGPADGHGIRNEDVLDAPRFEELAGWLVEWLRGKVLVGHNLLFTSAFLDEEFRRAGFEMPHVPAICTMTNAPRYLPSLPGRTLEQCCAAAGIPLDGPRSALTHARAAGALFGTFLAQRPTLPSPWVQYIERSRRMTWPRVPMVDFQMAPRADEDEWEAGDPEQTAIVSPEMAKMAAAYAGMSSGAAPAPVAEAPAVDSEFVAEVVEDAPRSPEESGPVSAYLGALDNAVSDRVLSFTEAIHLKDLAGALAIFEAEQNDAHRQYVRTLAATAWADRQVTDEERADLVAVGKLLDLSENEVDGLIEETNPDADEGSAPAVAASTEYEAGWYPDPYGQPGLRWYDGKAWTHHTHAS
- a CDS encoding FAD-dependent monooxygenase, translating into MRTAAVVGAGIGGLAAAIALRNRGWDVTVLERWPQIVDLGTAIGLWPDAQRALGRLGVGDQIQAVGVPYRTAHVRTPKGRRIAPLPLERIERSGGAPVLMVPRTTLIRTLANALPAKTIHTGITVDRPTDLPHDLIVAADGYRSTIRTAVAPQTRTRYLGFVAIRGVVDGEFGPYGEVWGRGILVGVTPVERGRTNFYVALRAPQHTRPTLDDLRERLAHYPEPIPTVLGLATDVLRHDVHDLAPALRTYVHRNVALLGDAAHAMAPSLGQGACQALIDADCLATNGLENYDELRRRPTQRLARASRLLSRIQT